The Solibacillus sp. FSL W7-1436 genome window below encodes:
- a CDS encoding glycerate kinase family protein, producing the protein MKIVIVPSGFKECLDAEDVALAMERGVRRFDPTVDLEVIPMIDGGEGFVKTIVRLKNGEIVYKKVTGPVGKKIKSYFGIYTENGKRNAVIEMAAVAGLKLVPRHQRNPLKTTTYGVGELIVAAIDMGIDNILIGCGDSGTSDGGAGMAQALGIRFLDENKQIVHVNGGEDLMEVESIDMQNADPRVKNVSINVACNWNNILCGEKGVAHIFGPQKGATPKQVEQLASALDHYADLIEQATKMDVRSLPGSGASGGLGAGLIAFAGATLHQRFNIIMKYINIEEKILTADIVLTAEGSLDFQTPNGKIPAEVARIAKKNHIPVIAITGTIGKGANLNYHAGIDAYSSIIQKPISLEKAIKKAPKWIEESTESVLRKVSIGMEIANKENRKERAI; encoded by the coding sequence ATGAAAATTGTAATTGTACCATCAGGGTTTAAAGAATGTTTGGACGCAGAGGATGTCGCATTAGCAATGGAACGTGGGGTAAGACGATTTGACCCGACCGTTGATTTGGAAGTAATACCAATGATTGATGGCGGGGAAGGGTTTGTGAAGACGATTGTTCGTTTAAAGAATGGAGAAATCGTATATAAAAAAGTAACCGGACCGGTCGGCAAAAAGATTAAAAGCTATTTTGGTATTTACACAGAAAACGGGAAACGGAATGCGGTTATTGAGATGGCGGCGGTGGCCGGTTTGAAGCTTGTTCCGCGTCATCAAAGAAATCCGTTGAAAACGACTACTTATGGTGTAGGGGAATTGATTGTTGCGGCAATTGATATGGGCATTGATAATATTCTGATTGGCTGCGGTGATTCGGGTACGTCGGACGGGGGTGCGGGAATGGCGCAAGCATTGGGCATTCGGTTTTTGGACGAAAACAAGCAGATTGTACATGTGAACGGCGGGGAAGATTTAATGGAAGTAGAATCTATTGATATGCAAAATGCAGATCCAAGGGTAAAGAACGTTTCAATCAATGTGGCATGTAACTGGAACAATATTTTATGCGGCGAAAAAGGGGTGGCGCATATATTTGGACCGCAAAAAGGAGCTACACCAAAACAGGTGGAACAATTAGCATCAGCGCTTGATCATTATGCGGATCTAATTGAACAGGCAACAAAAATGGATGTCCGTTCATTACCGGGCAGCGGGGCATCCGGCGGGTTAGGTGCGGGGCTAATTGCATTTGCGGGTGCCACATTGCATCAACGGTTCAATATCATCATGAAATATATCAATATAGAAGAAAAAATTCTGACGGCGGATATCGTATTAACAGCGGAAGGCAGTCTTGATTTTCAGACACCGAACGGGAAAATTCCTGCTGAAGTGGCACGCATTGCGAAAAAGAATCACATCCCGGTCATCGCGATTACCGGAACAATCGGCAAAGGCGCAAATCTGAACTATCATGCCGGTATTGATGCCTACAGCAGCATCATTCAAAAACCGATATCTTTGGAAAAGGCGATTAAAAAAGCACCGAAATGGATTGAGGAAAGTACGGAATCGGTTTTACGGAAAGTTTCAATTGGCATGGAAATAGCCAATAAAGAGAATAGAAAAGAAAGAGCGATTTAA